One window of Dysgonomonas mossii genomic DNA carries:
- a CDS encoding S41 family peptidase: MKRVLMSVLGFFVIVLAASAQFKMSEGSKKVATTIAVIENMYVDKVDDGKLAEDAVKALLEKLDPHSTYISADEVKDMNEPLEGNFDGIGISFNMLTDTLYVIEALPGGPSEKVGLRAGDKILYVDDTLIAGVKMSTKDVMSRLKGPKGTSVNLKVQRKGIADLLSFKIIRDKIPIYSIDATYMVDKTTGYIRIIRFGATTTEEFRKALQKLKEKGMENLILDLEYNGGGYMAPATEIADDFLDAGKLVVYTEGLRQPRRDEVSTAKGAFEKGRLVVLINEGSASASEILSGAVQDWDRGVIVGRRSFGKGLVQRQIPLPDESMIRLTVARYYTPTGRSIQKPYTKGDIMSYNLDVIERYNKGEMMHADSIHFPDSLKYTTLLNHRTVYGGGGIMPDYFVPADTTFASEYYRKIWNKGITLRIAYNEVDNHRTEILQKYPTATDFYKQYQVSDEIMNKLIAAGKDEKVDFDEDGYEKSKETLKRQIKAYIARDVYDTETMVRVFNEDSETFKKAYEIIRNEKMYNGLLKGK; encoded by the coding sequence ATGAAAAGAGTTCTAATGTCGGTTCTCGGTTTTTTTGTCATTGTTTTGGCCGCCTCTGCTCAGTTTAAGATGAGCGAAGGATCTAAGAAAGTAGCTACAACAATTGCTGTTATTGAGAATATGTATGTAGATAAGGTAGACGACGGCAAATTGGCCGAAGATGCAGTGAAAGCTTTGTTAGAAAAACTAGATCCTCACTCTACATATATCAGTGCCGATGAGGTAAAAGATATGAACGAGCCGCTGGAAGGTAATTTCGATGGTATAGGCATCTCTTTCAATATGCTTACAGATACACTGTATGTTATCGAAGCGCTTCCCGGAGGACCATCCGAGAAGGTAGGTCTTAGGGCAGGAGATAAGATATTGTATGTAGATGATACGCTTATCGCCGGAGTTAAAATGTCTACCAAGGACGTTATGTCTCGTCTTAAAGGGCCGAAAGGAACATCTGTAAACCTAAAAGTACAACGCAAGGGAATAGCTGATTTACTAAGCTTTAAGATTATTCGCGACAAAATTCCGATCTATAGTATCGATGCCACTTACATGGTGGATAAAACGACCGGATATATACGTATTATAAGATTTGGAGCAACCACTACCGAAGAATTCAGAAAAGCGCTTCAGAAGCTTAAAGAAAAGGGTATGGAGAATCTTATTCTCGACCTGGAATATAATGGCGGCGGATACATGGCTCCGGCTACTGAAATAGCTGATGATTTTCTGGATGCAGGCAAGTTGGTTGTATATACCGAAGGCTTACGCCAGCCGAGAAGAGATGAAGTTTCCACAGCTAAAGGCGCATTCGAGAAAGGACGTCTTGTCGTACTTATCAATGAAGGTTCTGCTTCGGCTAGTGAAATCTTGTCGGGAGCCGTACAGGATTGGGATAGAGGTGTGATTGTCGGTCGTCGCAGTTTCGGGAAAGGGCTTGTTCAACGACAAATACCGCTTCCTGACGAATCGATGATAAGGCTCACTGTTGCCCGTTATTATACTCCTACTGGACGCTCTATACAAAAACCGTATACAAAGGGAGATATTATGTCATACAATCTGGATGTAATAGAACGCTATAATAAAGGCGAGATGATGCATGCTGATAGTATACATTTCCCTGACTCATTGAAATATACAACTTTGCTGAATCATCGTACGGTATATGGCGGAGGAGGTATCATGCCCGACTATTTCGTGCCTGCCGATACAACTTTTGCATCTGAATATTACCGAAAAATTTGGAATAAAGGCATAACGCTGCGCATAGCTTATAATGAAGTGGATAATCACAGGACTGAGATTTTACAAAAATATCCTACAGCTACTGATTTCTACAAGCAATATCAAGTTTCGGACGAGATTATGAATAAGCTTATAGCAGCAGGAAAAGATGAAAAAGTGGACTTCGATGAGGATGGATATGAGAAGTCGAAAGAAACACTCAAGCGTCAGATAAAAGCATATATAGCACGTGATGTATATGATACGGAGACGATGGTGAGGGTATTCAACGAAGATAGCGAAACCTTTAAGAAAGCATACGAGATTATACGGAATGAGAAAATGTATAACGGATTGCTCAAAGGTAAATAA
- a CDS encoding pyridoxamine 5'-phosphate oxidase family protein has product MITINIEERHLIEEIISKNTICYVGMIDKGGFPYVIPMNFGYQDDVIYLHSAQEGKSIESLHINPNVCITFCGESSLTYQNEEVACSYRMKGSSVICRGKVVFEEDYDNKVKALDIMMKKYTTRAFTYSKPAVNNVKIWKVEIDSISSKVFGVPHPNSRNYKDQLEF; this is encoded by the coding sequence ATGATAACGATTAATATTGAAGAACGTCATTTGATAGAAGAGATAATTTCGAAAAACACCATATGCTATGTCGGCATGATAGATAAGGGCGGTTTCCCGTATGTTATCCCTATGAATTTCGGTTATCAAGATGATGTTATTTACCTACATTCGGCACAGGAGGGCAAGAGTATCGAATCTCTTCATATAAACCCGAATGTATGTATTACTTTCTGTGGTGAGTCGTCATTAACTTATCAGAATGAAGAGGTAGCATGTAGTTATCGTATGAAAGGAAGTAGTGTTATTTGCAGGGGTAAGGTCGTATTTGAAGAAGATTACGATAATAAAGTGAAGGCTTTGGACATAATGATGAAGAAATACACAACAAGGGCATTCACTTATTCTAAGCCTGCTGTAAATAACGTAAAAATTTGGAAAGTAGAGATCGATTCTATTTCTTCAAAAGTATTTGGTGTTCCTCATCCAAATTCACGAAATTACAAAGATCAGCTCGAATTTTAG
- a CDS encoding NUDIX hydrolase: MSDTDNKKWKVLNSEYLSQEPWFTVRKDHVELPNGNQIQNYYVYEYPDWVCTIAITKNKQFVMVRQYRHGLQCTSPELCAGVCEEEDPSAEISARRELLEETGYGNGKWELFMTTSANPGTHTNTTYCFLATDVEKISEQHLEDTEDISVHLLSIDELVELLKKDEIRQSMHAAALWKYLATNHLI, translated from the coding sequence ATGAGCGATACAGATAATAAAAAGTGGAAGGTATTAAATAGTGAATATCTTTCACAAGAGCCTTGGTTTACCGTACGCAAAGATCATGTAGAATTACCGAACGGAAACCAAATTCAAAATTATTATGTATACGAATATCCCGACTGGGTATGCACCATAGCAATAACCAAAAACAAACAGTTTGTGATGGTACGCCAATACAGGCACGGACTGCAATGCACCTCACCGGAGCTATGTGCAGGTGTATGCGAAGAGGAAGACCCTAGCGCAGAAATTTCCGCAAGAAGGGAACTCCTCGAAGAAACGGGCTACGGAAACGGAAAATGGGAGTTATTTATGACTACTTCAGCAAATCCCGGCACACACACCAACACGACTTACTGTTTTCTGGCTACCGATGTGGAAAAAATATCGGAACAGCATTTAGAAGATACCGAAGACATTTCTGTTCATCTGCTATCTATCGACGAATTGGTAGAGCTATTGAAAAAAGATGAGATCAGGCAATCTATGCACGCCGCCGCATTGTGGAAATATCTGGCAACGAATCATCTTATCTAA
- a CDS encoding peptidylprolyl isomerase translates to MRNICIACLIFLFTMCNNKPKEPIVVIQTSYGNIKVKLYNETPGHRDNFLKLAEEGFYKNLTFHRVINDFMIQGGDPQTRNIADSAALKEEKTLGDTIPAEIKFPQLYHKRGVLAAARWGDAENPTKASDASQFYIVTGELCFDDKLSEIEKQRFERFKQKIYKEIQSAHLDDLKALLKSGDSISASAMRADWLKQADEQAKARKAEVSYTDEQREYYKTRGGTPFLDNEYTVFGEVIEGMDVVDKIQRVRTNEKDKPLKNILMNVVVLEK, encoded by the coding sequence ATGAGAAATATATGTATCGCCTGTCTAATCTTTTTATTCACCATGTGTAATAATAAACCAAAAGAACCCATAGTCGTTATACAAACAAGCTATGGCAATATAAAAGTTAAGCTCTATAATGAGACTCCGGGGCACAGAGATAATTTTCTGAAATTAGCAGAAGAAGGATTTTATAAGAACCTCACGTTTCACCGTGTTATCAATGATTTTATGATACAGGGTGGAGACCCTCAAACAAGGAATATTGCAGATTCTGCAGCTTTGAAAGAAGAAAAAACGCTGGGTGACACAATCCCTGCCGAAATAAAGTTTCCTCAGCTATACCACAAACGTGGAGTATTGGCGGCTGCACGATGGGGTGATGCCGAAAATCCAACAAAAGCCTCTGATGCATCTCAGTTTTATATTGTTACTGGTGAGTTATGCTTCGACGATAAATTATCAGAGATAGAAAAACAACGTTTCGAACGTTTTAAGCAAAAGATATATAAGGAAATACAATCGGCACACCTTGATGATCTGAAAGCATTACTAAAGAGCGGCGATAGTATATCTGCATCTGCAATGCGTGCTGATTGGCTGAAACAAGCGGATGAGCAAGCCAAAGCTCGAAAGGCTGAGGTATCATATACAGACGAGCAGCGGGAATACTACAAAACAAGGGGTGGCACTCCTTTTCTGGACAATGAATACACCGTTTTCGGCGAGGTAATAGAAGGAATGGACGTTGTGGATAAAATACAAAGAGTAAGAACCAACGAAAAAGACAAGCCTCTTAAAAATATCTTGATGAACGTAGTGGTTCTGGAGAAATAA
- the pyrH gene encoding UMP kinase: MVKYNRILLKLSGESLMGEQQYGIDVNRLNEYATQIKAVADMGVQISIVIGGGNIFRGLSGASEGFDRVKGDQMGMLATVINSLALSSALTAIGQKSRVLTAIRMEPIGEIYSKWKAIEAMENSEVVILSCGTGNPFFTTDTGSSLRGIEIEADVMLKGTRVDGVYTADPEKDPTAVKFDSISYDEVYKRGLKVMDMTATVMCKENNLPIVVFDMDTPGNLEKLIKGEKIGTYVHA; encoded by the coding sequence ATGGTAAAATATAACAGAATCCTCCTAAAACTGAGCGGTGAATCCCTCATGGGAGAACAGCAATATGGCATAGATGTAAACCGACTGAATGAATATGCCACGCAAATAAAGGCTGTAGCCGATATGGGTGTACAGATAAGTATTGTTATTGGAGGAGGAAATATTTTTCGAGGTCTGAGCGGAGCTTCCGAAGGATTCGACAGGGTAAAAGGAGACCAGATGGGTATGTTGGCCACTGTGATAAACAGTTTGGCTCTTAGTTCGGCTCTTACTGCAATAGGGCAGAAATCGAGAGTACTTACAGCTATCAGGATGGAACCTATAGGAGAAATCTACAGCAAATGGAAAGCAATAGAGGCTATGGAAAATAGTGAAGTTGTTATCCTTTCTTGCGGAACAGGCAATCCGTTTTTTACGACAGATACCGGTTCTTCACTCAGGGGAATAGAAATAGAAGCCGACGTGATGCTAAAAGGTACACGTGTAGACGGAGTTTATACTGCCGATCCCGAAAAAGACCCTACTGCCGTTAAGTTTGATTCCATCTCTTACGATGAGGTTTACAAGCGAGGACTGAAAGTTATGGATATGACTGCGACGGTGATGTGTAAGGAGAATAATTTGCCTATCGTTGTTTTTGATATGGATACTCCGGGCAATTTAGAGAAGCTAATTAAAGGTGAAAAAATAGGTACATATGTACATGCATAA
- the frr gene encoding ribosome recycling factor: protein MAADLKQIEQKAEAKMSASVEFLDETLSRIRAGKANPHILDGIKLEYYGSITPLSGVAAINTPDARTIIVQPWEKQMLKEVEKAILNSDVGITPDNNGEVIRLSIPPLTEERRKLLVKQAKQEAEDAKVSVRNARRDAIDTIKKSVKEGLAEDVAKDGENEMQKLHDKYIKKIDDLFALKEKEILTV, encoded by the coding sequence ATGGCAGCAGACCTAAAACAAATCGAACAAAAGGCGGAAGCTAAGATGTCGGCCTCTGTAGAGTTTCTGGACGAAACGTTATCTCGTATTCGTGCCGGAAAAGCCAATCCGCATATTCTTGATGGTATAAAACTTGAGTATTACGGATCAATAACCCCGCTAAGTGGTGTGGCGGCTATCAATACACCTGATGCTAGAACTATCATCGTCCAACCATGGGAAAAACAAATGTTGAAAGAGGTAGAAAAAGCCATCCTGAACTCTGATGTAGGTATCACACCCGATAATAATGGCGAGGTGATACGTCTTTCTATCCCTCCGTTGACAGAAGAGCGTCGTAAACTCTTGGTAAAACAAGCGAAACAGGAAGCCGAGGATGCTAAAGTGAGTGTGCGTAACGCTCGTCGTGATGCAATTGATACGATCAAAAAATCAGTGAAGGAAGGCTTGGCGGAAGACGTAGCCAAAGATGGCGAGAACGAAATGCAAAAGCTTCATGATAAGTATATCAAAAAGATAGACGATCTGTTTGCTCTTAAAGAAAAAGAGATTTTAACTGTATAA
- the rsgA gene encoding ribosome small subunit-dependent GTPase A, with translation MNGLVIKNTGSWYLVRTDDGSDVECKVKGNFRLKDIRSTNPIAVGDRVTIVPNNEGTALITEIEDRKNYIIRRSSNLSKQSHILAANIDLCFLIVTVNHPVTSTVFIDRFLAAAEAYRVPVNLIFNKTDLYAEEEIEYMDALISLYDYIGYPSIKISALHNTGLEILQERIKDKTTLFSGHSGVGKSTLINALVPDVHLKTGAISGYHGKGMHTTTFSEMIELPQGGFIIDTPGIKGFGTVDMEKNEIFHFFPEIFKASKDCRYNNCIHINEPGCAVRDAVENHYISESRYKSYMSMMQEDIEEKYRK, from the coding sequence ATGAATGGTCTTGTAATAAAAAATACGGGTAGTTGGTATTTGGTTCGTACCGATGACGGCAGCGACGTTGAATGTAAGGTAAAAGGAAACTTTCGTCTTAAAGATATACGTAGCACCAATCCCATTGCTGTAGGAGACAGAGTAACCATTGTACCAAACAATGAAGGCACTGCTCTGATAACGGAGATCGAAGACCGTAAGAATTATATTATACGCCGTTCGTCTAATTTATCGAAGCAATCGCACATTTTGGCCGCTAATATCGATCTGTGTTTTTTGATTGTAACCGTTAATCATCCGGTAACCTCTACTGTTTTTATTGACCGCTTTCTGGCTGCAGCCGAAGCGTATCGCGTGCCGGTGAATCTTATTTTCAACAAGACAGATCTATACGCAGAAGAGGAGATAGAATATATGGATGCTTTGATTAGTCTTTATGATTATATTGGTTACCCAAGCATCAAGATATCAGCTTTACATAATACAGGATTAGAAATTTTACAAGAGAGAATAAAGGACAAAACTACCTTGTTTTCGGGTCACTCGGGCGTCGGAAAGTCTACACTTATCAACGCGCTTGTACCTGATGTTCACCTAAAGACGGGTGCAATATCCGGTTATCATGGCAAAGGAATGCATACAACCACTTTTTCGGAAATGATAGAATTGCCACAGGGAGGATTTATTATAGATACTCCTGGTATCAAAGGCTTTGGTACTGTGGATATGGAGAAGAATGAAATATTTCACTTCTTTCCCGAGATCTTTAAGGCGTCTAAAGATTGTCGTTACAATAACTGCATTCATATAAATGAGCCCGGATGTGCAGTGCGTGATGCTGTAGAAAATCACTATATAAGCGAGAGCCGCTACAAGTCATACATGAGCATGATGCAAGAGGATATTGAAGAAAAATATAGGAAATAG
- a CDS encoding DUF2809 domain-containing protein, with product MRWRFDRSSFLISIVLFFVEVVIAKFLDDAFIRPYGGDILVVILIYYFVKSFVRIKPLYLALGVLFFAYMVEVGQYFKMVEVLGLQDYKVMRIVLGTSFSWGDILCYTVGAIICYLIDRKEK from the coding sequence ATGAGGTGGAGGTTTGATCGATCGTCATTCTTGATATCTATTGTTCTCTTTTTTGTAGAAGTCGTTATCGCTAAATTTTTAGATGATGCTTTTATTCGTCCTTATGGAGGTGATATCTTAGTTGTTATATTGATCTATTATTTTGTAAAGTCATTTGTCCGGATAAAGCCCTTGTATTTAGCTTTGGGTGTGCTCTTTTTCGCCTATATGGTAGAGGTCGGTCAATACTTCAAGATGGTAGAAGTACTGGGACTTCAAGATTATAAAGTAATGAGGATTGTTTTAGGGACATCATTTTCCTGGGGCGATATTTTATGCTATACTGTTGGAGCTATTATCTGTTATCTTATCGACAGAAAAGAAAAATAG
- the cls gene encoding cardiolipin synthase — MDVAAQATDHLILLFQILYVVTALGTMVVIISENRNPLKTISWVLILLLLPLVGLIIYYFFGEDNRKQRLISHKMYKKLNRRSIGRRELLETLNPPVEYKGLVNLLNRLKGTPLYGGSSVTFYSSGPEKFEALFEELEKAEKHIHIQYYIFLDDEIGCKTREILLRKAADGVEVRLIYDDVGSWKAKRSFFKDMQAGGVEVQPFLKVAFKFLTSRVNYRNHRKIVVIDGKVGFVGGMNVADRYINGVGSGIWRDSHVKIEGKAVAGLQTSFLIDWYSSRKEFLASDTYYPILDSQGDNMIQLVTSGPVGQFKDIHLGVLQAISNAKESVYIQTPYFIPTDSLMQVIQMAAMRGVDVRLMLPRHSDTTFVHIASMSFLKEVLDAKVSVYFFEAGFLHSKLMTVDNSLTITGSANMDMRSFEHNFEIDAFIYSEETCRKAQEIFLKDMESSTQLLVEEWDQRSRIEKFKESVMRLFSPLL; from the coding sequence ATGGATGTAGCAGCGCAAGCAACAGATCATCTTATCCTTCTTTTCCAGATACTTTATGTGGTTACGGCTTTGGGTACGATGGTTGTGATTATCTCGGAGAATAGGAACCCCTTGAAAACGATTTCTTGGGTGCTTATTCTATTGTTGCTTCCTTTGGTAGGTCTTATCATATACTATTTCTTCGGCGAAGATAATCGTAAGCAGCGTCTGATATCCCATAAGATGTATAAGAAACTCAATCGTCGGTCTATTGGTAGGCGAGAGTTGTTGGAAACGCTGAATCCACCTGTAGAGTATAAAGGGTTAGTAAACTTATTGAACCGATTGAAAGGTACACCCTTATATGGCGGTAGTAGCGTTACTTTTTATTCTTCAGGACCCGAAAAGTTTGAGGCTTTGTTTGAGGAGCTTGAGAAAGCGGAAAAGCATATACATATCCAATACTATATCTTCTTAGATGATGAGATAGGGTGTAAAACCCGAGAAATATTGCTTCGTAAAGCAGCGGATGGCGTTGAAGTGCGTCTTATTTATGATGATGTTGGCTCTTGGAAAGCAAAGCGTAGCTTCTTTAAAGATATGCAAGCCGGAGGCGTTGAAGTTCAACCTTTTTTGAAGGTGGCATTCAAGTTTTTGACAAGTAGAGTGAATTATCGGAATCACAGAAAAATTGTAGTTATTGATGGTAAAGTTGGTTTTGTTGGTGGAATGAATGTTGCAGATCGATATATCAACGGTGTAGGAAGTGGAATTTGGCGAGATAGTCATGTCAAGATAGAAGGAAAAGCTGTGGCAGGATTACAGACATCATTTCTTATCGACTGGTATTCGTCGCGTAAAGAATTTCTAGCATCAGATACTTATTATCCTATACTTGATAGTCAGGGAGATAACATGATTCAGCTGGTTACAAGTGGACCCGTAGGGCAATTTAAAGATATACACTTAGGTGTTCTGCAAGCCATTTCCAATGCTAAAGAAAGTGTTTATATACAGACCCCTTATTTTATTCCTACCGACTCATTAATGCAGGTTATACAAATGGCGGCGATGCGTGGTGTGGATGTGCGCTTGATGTTGCCCCGCCATTCCGATACTACATTTGTGCATATTGCGTCCATGTCTTTCCTGAAAGAAGTTTTGGATGCCAAAGTGAGTGTCTATTTTTTTGAAGCCGGATTTCTTCACTCCAAGCTAATGACGGTAGACAACTCTCTTACTATAACAGGTTCGGCCAATATGGATATGCGTAGTTTCGAACATAATTTCGAAATTGATGCTTTTATATATAGCGAAGAGACTTGCCGCAAAGCCCAAGAGATATTCTTGAAAGATATGGAGAGCTCAACACAGTTGCTTGTGGAAGAATGGGATCAAAGGTCACGGATTGAAAAATTTAAAGAGTCTGTCATGCGCTTGTTCTCTCCATTATTATAA
- the gmd gene encoding GDP-mannose 4,6-dehydratase: protein MGKVALITGVTGQDGAYLSEYLIKKGYTVHGLKRRSSMFNTDRIDHLYQDPHLEDRNMILHYGDMTDSMNLTRLIGDVKPDEIYNLAAMSHVKVSFDIPEYTANADGIGTLRILEAVRLLNLVNKTRIYQASTSELYGLVQEIPQKETTPFYPRSPYAVAKMYAYWITVNYREAYGMHASNGILFNHESPLRGETFVTRKVTRAVARIVLGLQDKVYMGNLSSKRDWGHAKDYIKAMYLILQQDTADDYVISTGVTTTIRDFIKMSFLEVGVDVEFRGEDEKEEGYIVGVDENKFSKIVGAEYLEGFIKRIGQSVVGVDPAYFRPTEVDILIGDNTKARTKLGWEPTYDLKALCQDMVVHDVELMKKEEYLKNGGYRILNYFE, encoded by the coding sequence ATGGGTAAAGTAGCACTCATCACAGGCGTTACAGGACAAGATGGAGCTTATTTGTCAGAATACTTGATAAAAAAGGGCTATACAGTACATGGACTTAAAAGAAGATCTTCCATGTTTAACACAGATCGTATAGACCATTTATATCAAGATCCTCATCTTGAAGATAGAAATATGATTCTTCATTATGGCGATATGACAGATAGCATGAATCTGACACGACTAATCGGCGACGTAAAGCCCGATGAAATATATAATCTTGCGGCAATGAGCCATGTTAAGGTTAGTTTTGATATCCCTGAATATACAGCAAATGCAGACGGAATAGGTACTCTTCGTATATTAGAGGCTGTTCGTCTTCTTAATTTGGTAAATAAAACAAGGATATATCAGGCTTCAACATCCGAGCTTTATGGTTTGGTGCAAGAGATACCTCAAAAAGAAACAACACCATTTTATCCGAGAAGTCCGTATGCTGTCGCTAAAATGTATGCATATTGGATTACGGTTAATTATAGAGAGGCTTATGGTATGCATGCCAGCAATGGTATCTTGTTTAATCATGAATCTCCATTAAGAGGTGAAACGTTTGTTACAAGAAAGGTGACTCGTGCAGTTGCGCGTATAGTCTTAGGGCTTCAAGATAAAGTTTATATGGGAAATCTTTCCAGTAAACGAGATTGGGGACATGCCAAAGATTATATAAAGGCTATGTATCTTATTCTTCAACAAGATACTGCTGACGATTATGTAATCTCTACAGGCGTCACAACTACTATTCGTGACTTTATCAAAATGTCATTTTTAGAGGTCGGAGTAGATGTTGAGTTTAGAGGTGAAGATGAAAAGGAAGAAGGCTATATTGTAGGTGTTGATGAGAATAAATTCTCTAAAATAGTTGGAGCCGAATATTTAGAAGGCTTCATTAAGAGAATAGGACAATCTGTTGTAGGTGTCGATCCTGCTTATTTTCGTCCGACAGAAGTTGATATTCTTATTGGTGACAATACAAAGGCCAGGACTAAATTAGGCTGGGAGCCTACATACGATCTTAAAGCTTTATGTCAGGATATGGTTGTTCATGATGTTGAGCTGATGAAGAAAGAAGAGTACCTCAAAAATGGAGGATATAGAATTTTGAATTACTTTGAATAA
- a CDS encoding GDP-L-fucose synthase family protein, with protein sequence MEKNAKIYVAGHRGLVGSAILKSLVSKGYTNFVLRTHQELDLTDQKAVSEFFTKEKPEYVFLAAAKVGGIIANNTYRGQFIYENLMIQNNVIHQSYLNNVKKLVFLGSSCIYPKEAPQPMTEDTLLTGPLEYTNEPYAIAKIAGLKMCESYNIQYGTNFIAVMPTNLYGLNDNFNLETSHVLPAILRKVHLGKCLENNAWDIIEQDLNVRPIEGVSGTSSKTEILEILAKYGIRKVGDVVQVELWGSGKPMREFLWSQEMGDATVFVMESVNFFDLVDVIHGREIKNTHINIGTGIEISIKDVANLVKEIVEFSGSLWFNTDKPDGTMRKLSDVSKLNSLGWQHQVEIEDGLKLMYAWYTEYNILN encoded by the coding sequence ATAGAAAAGAATGCTAAAATATATGTAGCCGGCCATAGAGGCTTGGTTGGTTCTGCAATTCTTAAAAGTCTTGTAAGCAAAGGATACACAAATTTTGTCTTAAGAACGCATCAAGAATTAGATCTTACAGATCAAAAAGCTGTATCCGAATTTTTTACAAAGGAAAAGCCTGAATATGTTTTTTTAGCGGCGGCTAAAGTAGGAGGCATTATTGCCAATAATACATATCGGGGGCAATTCATTTATGAAAATTTGATGATCCAGAACAATGTAATTCATCAATCATATCTGAATAATGTTAAAAAATTAGTGTTTTTAGGTAGTTCTTGTATTTATCCCAAAGAAGCACCTCAGCCAATGACGGAAGATACACTGTTGACAGGCCCTTTGGAATACACAAATGAACCGTATGCAATAGCTAAAATCGCCGGTTTAAAGATGTGTGAGAGCTATAATATACAGTATGGAACGAATTTTATAGCGGTAATGCCAACAAACCTATATGGTTTGAATGATAATTTTAATCTTGAAACATCTCATGTATTGCCAGCAATTCTAAGAAAAGTACATTTGGGGAAATGCTTAGAAAATAATGCTTGGGATATTATAGAGCAGGACTTGAATGTTAGGCCGATAGAGGGAGTATCCGGAACTTCATCTAAAACAGAAATACTAGAAATACTAGCTAAGTATGGTATAAGAAAAGTTGGAGATGTTGTTCAGGTCGAACTTTGGGGGTCAGGAAAACCGATGAGAGAATTCCTGTGGAGTCAGGAAATGGGAGATGCCACTGTTTTTGTGATGGAGTCTGTAAACTTTTTTGACTTAGTTGATGTTATACATGGAAGGGAGATAAAGAACACACACATTAATATTGGAACCGGTATTGAAATATCTATAAAAGATGTTGCAAACCTTGTAAAAGAAATAGTCGAATTCTCCGGAAGTTTGTGGTTTAATACAGATAAGCCAGATGGAACGATGAGAAAATTATCAGATGTATCAAAACTTAATTCTTTGGGCTGGCAACATCAAGTTGAAATAGAAGATGGCTTGAAGTTGATGTATGCTTGGTATACTGAGTATAATATATTAAATTAA